In the Oncorhynchus keta strain PuntledgeMale-10-30-2019 chromosome 14, Oket_V2, whole genome shotgun sequence genome, one interval contains:
- the LOC118393117 gene encoding C-type lectin domain family 4 member E-like isoform X1 has product MDSIQYDQFGTSDIESNHSRRKIIPQRGMQSRVVHLLYGVLVLLLLILLLITGLKFSQLNQAIVDVHLYLESLNKTVISACATSSSSDPATIIHNYYDEFQLPVRGTCSEEWWSFQDSCYLASKRKLNWNSAEEKCIELGAHLLVLNSEDELDYISQVIDAEKRYWVGLVERAQEGHWTWVDGTDYKSTPHFWDKGQPDDWQVGVIGEDCGQLHNGPHRRRKLWNDADCNLMYNYICESKGK; this is encoded by the exons ATGGATTCCATTCAGTATGATCAATTTGGTACATCTGACATTGAAAGTAACCACAGTCGGAGGAAAATCATCCCACAAAGAG GTATGCAGAGCAGGGTGGTTCATCTCCTGTATGGTGTCTTGGTGCTTCTCCTGTTGATACTACTGCTGATAACTGGACTTAAAT TCTCTCAGTTAAACCAAGCGATAGTTGATGTTCATCTTTACCTTGAGTCCCTGAACAAGACTGTGATAAGTGCTTGTGCCACATCTTCCAGTTCAG ACCCAGCTACTATCATCCATAACTATTATGATGAATTCCAGCTTCCAGTGAGAG GAACTTGTAGTGAAGAATGGTGGTCCTTCCAGGATAGCTGCTACCTGGCATCAAAAAGGAAGCTCAACTGGAACAGTGCAGAGGAAAAATGTATTGAGCTGGGAGCACACCTGCTTGTTCTTAACAGTGAGGATGAGCTG GACTACATCTCTCAAGTGATTGATGCAGAAAAGAGATACTGGGTTGGGCTTGTGGAGAGAGCACAAGAGGGCCACTGGACCTGGGTGGATGGAACTGACTACAAATCAACTCCACA CTTCTGGGATAAAGGGCAGCCAGACGACTGGCAGGTTGGTGTGATTGGAGAGGACTGTGGACAGCTTCATAACGGTCCACACAGACGACGCAAGCTTTGGAATGATGCAGATTGCAACCTAATGTACAATTACATCTGTGAGTCAAAGGGGAAATGA
- the LOC118393117 gene encoding C-type lectin domain family 4 member E-like isoform X2, with product MDSIQYDQFGTSDIESNHSRRKIIPQRGMQSRVVHLLYGVLVLLLLILLLITGLKYPATIIHNYYDEFQLPVRGTCSEEWWSFQDSCYLASKRKLNWNSAEEKCIELGAHLLVLNSEDELDYISQVIDAEKRYWVGLVERAQEGHWTWVDGTDYKSTPHFWDKGQPDDWQVGVIGEDCGQLHNGPHRRRKLWNDADCNLMYNYICESKGK from the exons ATGGATTCCATTCAGTATGATCAATTTGGTACATCTGACATTGAAAGTAACCACAGTCGGAGGAAAATCATCCCACAAAGAG GTATGCAGAGCAGGGTGGTTCATCTCCTGTATGGTGTCTTGGTGCTTCTCCTGTTGATACTACTGCTGATAACTGGACTTAAAT ACCCAGCTACTATCATCCATAACTATTATGATGAATTCCAGCTTCCAGTGAGAG GAACTTGTAGTGAAGAATGGTGGTCCTTCCAGGATAGCTGCTACCTGGCATCAAAAAGGAAGCTCAACTGGAACAGTGCAGAGGAAAAATGTATTGAGCTGGGAGCACACCTGCTTGTTCTTAACAGTGAGGATGAGCTG GACTACATCTCTCAAGTGATTGATGCAGAAAAGAGATACTGGGTTGGGCTTGTGGAGAGAGCACAAGAGGGCCACTGGACCTGGGTGGATGGAACTGACTACAAATCAACTCCACA CTTCTGGGATAAAGGGCAGCCAGACGACTGGCAGGTTGGTGTGATTGGAGAGGACTGTGGACAGCTTCATAACGGTCCACACAGACGACGCAAGCTTTGGAATGATGCAGATTGCAACCTAATGTACAATTACATCTGTGAGTCAAAGGGGAAATGA
- the pla2g1b gene encoding phospholipase A2, whose product MRSSHTLLLLAFCLPVLLAVHEPNPWALWQFRGMIVCVNPSSWPVLDYADYGCYCGKGGSGTPVDDLDRCCQVHDYCYSDSMQHEDCWGIFDNPYTEIYSYQCDRASKTVTCKENNNPCEMFICECDRQAAMCFDKAGYNPEHEHLPGEHC is encoded by the exons ATGAGGTCTTCTCACACTCTGCTGCTGTTAGCCTTCTGTCTGCCAGTCT TGCTGGCGGTGCATGAACCCAACCCATGGGCACTATGGCAGTTCAGAGGGATGATCGTCTGTGTTAACCCTAGCAGCTGGCCTGTGCTGGACTACGCTGACTACGGCTGCTACTGTGGGAAGGGCGGCTCAGGCACACCTGTGGATGATCTGGACAG ATGCTGTCAAGTTCATGACTACTGCTACTCTGATTCCATGCAGCACGAGGATTGCTGGGGCATCTTTGACAACCCTTACACTGAAATATATAGCTACCAGTGTGACAGAGCCTCTAAGACTGTCACCTGCAAAG aaaACAACAATCCGTGTGAGATGTTTATCTGCGAGTGTGACAGACAAGCAGCCATGTGCTTTGACAAGGCGGGGTACAACCCAGAGCATGAGCACCTTCCCGGTGAGCACTGCTAG
- the LOC118393126 gene encoding phospholipase A2, minor isoenzyme-like, giving the protein MHPKSLLLLLTAYAAHGSLQPQALWQFGRMITCTQPDVNPFMYNNYGCWCGLGGTGTPKDDLDRCCEVHDLCYRASRHLPECRPIIDIPYIKVYIFSCTNGQVSCSASNDVCQASVCECDRVAANCFAQSTYNPENNNLDPKTHCIT; this is encoded by the exons ATGCATCCAAAATCTCTCCTGTTGCTGCTGACCG CATACGCAGCCCATGGTTCACTGCAGCCCCAGGCTCTGTGGCAATTTGGCAGAATGATCACGTGCACCCAGCCTGATGTCAACCCCTTCATGTACAATAACTATGGCTGTTGGTGTGGCTTGGGGGGGACTGGGACTCCCAAGGATGACCTGGATAG GTGTTGTGAGGTCCACGACCTCTGCTACCGAGCGAGCAGGCATCTTCCAGAGTGCCGTCCCATCATTGACATCCCTTATATCAAGGTGTACATATTCTCTTGCACGAATGGGCAGGTCTCCTGTTCAG CTTCCAACGATGTGTGCCAGGCCTCAGTGTGCGAGTGTGACCGAGTCGCTGCCAACTGCTTCGCCCAGTCCACCTACAACCCTGAGAACAATAACCTGGACCCCAAAACCCACTGTATCACCTGA